The DNA window AAATTTCGAGGGGATTTCTCCATCAATTCTGCCTTCAAAGCCAAACTGGATGCTTCAGCTACGGTCCATACAGTCTGTAAACCCATCTTCTCCTGCAAGGATCCCTTTAGGCCACTGATGTATCGAGCCACTTTCTGACTCTCTGATTCTCCCAATTCATTGCGCTCAGAAAACCGCAAGAACTCAGCTGTGTATTCAGTCACGGTTCTCTTGCCCTGAACACACTCGATGTACATCTTATAAAGAATCTGCTCATATCCTCCGGTAAAAACCGCTCTAGcatcaattgtttcattcttCTCCAAGTTCTGACTGGCCCCTTTCTTTGTCTCTGCCtttgaacaacaagtttatcccacCAGACAGCTGCAGTACTTTTAAGCCTGATCGTAACCATCTTGACTAGCTTGTTCTCAGGGACACCCATAACGTCGAAGAACCTATCGACGTCGATCTGCCAATCAAGAAACTCCTCCACTCCCATAGTTCCGTAGAACAATGGAATATCAGCCTTCACTCGATAGTCATGGTTGTTCTGTAGATTCCCACGATTATCTTCATTGTAAAGTTCTTCTTCATCAGAACTCGAATTTTCGACACAGTTTCCACCCCCTCTCCTGTCTCTTCGCCGATTCCCATTGTTGGCGTTCTTCGCCTGATTTGCTAAATTCGCCATCTGTTCAGTCAAAGCAGTTAGAGCCGCGGTAAAAGCCGTGGTAATTCCCTCAAGATCTGCTTTGGTCACCGGTTGGTCCGCCATAGTTGTCAAGCTACGAAAAGAACAGGAGaaaacctgctctgatgccaactgacgcagtcggaagccgcccaaaggaatagcaagcgctaaaccttgaatgaaaacagggttgcaagcgcaaaccctatagataagctctggagtccaccaggaataaagaaaactttggattctatataataaaagagataatccTTATGGCCATGCCAAAGTTCTTTAAATACAGAAACAAATAAACCCTATTGGACCTTATGggcctttaatccaaaacaaaattaaataaaacaaataaaatagaaattacttaaatattaaaactaaaattgcttaaatattgcttaaatattaaaatgctttccgacgcgcgatttcttctttgatacgcaCAATCCTCCTACATCACATTGAAAGGATCGTAGATGTAGGGGTGGTGGTAATTGCAGTTTTCGAGTTGTGTCCAGCTTACTTAGTAAAGGAGAGAAGAACCCCAGTATTGTGCGACAAACACTTATTTCGGATTTGACGGTGCATAGAGAAGCTTACACACGACTATATTGACATAAGGAAGGACTCGATGAAATTCACAATGCTCTTGTTCCATGTGTTATCGGTTGCGCACCACCTGGAAAATGGATGTGCTTCCCTAAAATGGGTTATCTTATAGAAAGTGCATATGATGGGGTGTGTATCGATTTGACAAGAAATGGTTTTTCAGAGACATTTTTCCCACTTCAGAGTCGCCCACCTCAATACCTATTCGGCCTTATAATTTGTATTGGGTATCTTAGATCGCTCTATTTTGTTCAGGTTTATTTGAAATCGGGGTGTCCTATTCCTGATACATCAATGGAGTGGACAACATATTGTGGAAAAGATGCGGAAACTTGGTCTGATCATTTTTTGGTAAGGATTGCAGAATTCATAAAGTT is part of the Vicia villosa cultivar HV-30 ecotype Madison, WI linkage group LG2, Vvil1.0, whole genome shotgun sequence genome and encodes:
- the LOC131649766 gene encoding uncharacterized protein LOC131649766; amino-acid sequence: MGYLIESAYDGVCIDLTRNGFSETFFPLQSRPPQYLFGLIICIGYLRSLYFVQVYLKSGCPIPDTSMEWTTYCGKDAETWSDHFLVRIAEFIKLTELERESNRVKSKKKPVLDLSGDNLFGTF